From Campylobacter showae:
TTGGCATATCCAAAGCCCGGCAGATCGACGAAAGTCAAATTTGCCCTCTCCTCGTTTAGCTCGCCTTGCTCGTTTTTGATACCGCGCGCATACTCGACTTCGAAAAAATTTATGAGGCGCGTTTTGCCGGGCGTGGAGCTGCTTTTGGCTAGGCCTTTTTGATTTACGAGAGCGTTTATGAGGCTGCTTTTGCCCACATTTGAGCGCCCAAGAAAAGCCACTTCGCTAGAGTTTGCGGGCGGAGATAGCGAGATGTCGGGCGCCGAGATAAGAAATTTTGCGTTTAAAACGCGGATCACTTTTTGTCCTCGACTTGGAATATAAATTTGACCGGCTCTTTTTTACCGCTGTTTACGTTATACGTGCCGCTATTTTGGTTAACGGTGATCTTTTCGCCATAGACTTTTTTATCAGTCTCTATCTCGTGCAAAAAGCCGTTGCCATTTATCGTATATAAATTTGGCGCAGGCTCATAAACAAGCTCGCTACCGCTGCCGTCGTATGTTTTATTTTTGATAAATACTCTAAATTTGGCATTACCGGAAGCGACGTATTTTAGCGGATTTCGCTTTTTGTCGAAATATATCACTACCAAATTTGCAGTGAGCGTATCCTTGCCTTTTTTAATATTTACATTGCCTTTAAATTCGCTTATTTGCTTGCCTTCGTCGGCATAAAACTCGTCTGCTGTGATCTCTACTTGCTCCGCCAATAGCGGCAAAGCGCTAAGTGCCAAAACTAAAGCCACTTTTTTAAAACCAAAATTTATCATTTTCCGTCCTATCTTTTTCTATCTTGCTCTATTAAAGCAAAGGCCTTTTTGATATAAGCTTTTTTTAACTCAAAGTCATAAACCAGGGCTTTGCCGACTATTTTATCTTCGTTTTTCGTTAGCGTAAAAGGCGTTTGTGTAGTAGCTACTTTTGTTGCGGTACTATAAATGACCTCGTCTGATAAAAAGGTCAAATTTTCATTATTTGCATAGCGCGCGTTACCCTTAAGTATAATTCGACCGCCGTTATAAAACGCTTTATCGGAGCTCACGTTATGCTCTTTGTTATCTTTAAAAATTTCCGCTCTAAATTTGATAAATTCGTCAAATTCGGAGTATCTATTCCACGTATCGGCTTCATATCTGGCATTTACTACAGTAGCATTCATCTCGTAGTCAGTGACTGCGTTCATCTGCATGTTTGTAGTCACTTCGCCACCCTTTAATAGCTCGCTATAGTAAGGCTCCTCAATCGCCAAATAAACCATCGCCACGCTAAAAACGCTGACGACTAGGTAAAAAATCCTTATAACCAACGCTTAGCCCACTCTTGCATTAAGCCCTCGCTGCGGATAAGTATCTCTATCATCTCGCGCACCGCGCCGTTGCCGCCTTTGTAGTTGAGCCTCGTTCTTACTTCAAGCTCTTTGATCGCATTTTTCGGTTTAAAGCTCCATCCGACGCTTTTTAGTAGCTTGTAGTCGTTGTAATCGTCACCTATTGCTGCTGCATTTTCAAACTCGAGTCCTTCAAATTTAAGTATCTGTTTTGCGGTTTCAAATTTATCGCTAATGCCTTGATAGACGTGCGTTATCTTTAGATCCTGCGCCCTTTTTTCGACGATAGGCGAGCTTCTGCCGGTGATGATCGCGACTTTTTTACCGAGCTTTAGCCAGCTCTCGATAGCGTATCCATCCTTAACGTCAAAAAATTTAAGCTCGTCGCCGTTTGGGCTATAAACGATCTTGCCGTCGGTTAGGCACCCGTCGACGTCTAAAAATATAATCTCTATCATAGCACGCCTTTCGTGCTAGGCACGCCGACTCTAGCGTTTTTGGCTAGAGCTCTTCTTAGCGCGACGGCACAGGCTTTAAAGCTCGCCTCCAAAATATGATGAGAGTTTCGTCCGCGGATTTTAGCTATATGCAAGGTAATTGCGGCATTAAATGCTAGAGCCTGGAAAAACTCATTCGCTAGCTCTATGTCGAATTCGCCGACTTTGCCATCGCTTATGCTTTCGTAGACCAAAAACGGGCGGTTTGAAAGATCAAGAGCGCAGTTTACCGCCGCCTCATCCATAACCACCGTTGCTTCGCCAAATCTCTCCACGCCGCTAAGCGGATAAATTTTCTCGCGCAAAGCCTGCCCGATAACGATACCCACGTCCTCAACGCTGTGATGAAAATCCACGTGCAAATCGCCCTTACAAACAAGCTTCATATCAAAAAGCGCGTGCTTGCAAAAAGCCTCAAGCATGTGGTCAAAAAATCCTATGCCAGTGCTTATCTCGGATTTGCCACTGCCGTAAATTTCAAGCTCTAGACTGATATCCGTCTCTTTTGTCTTTCTTTGCATCTTATTCCCTCACGAAAAATGCGCCCGAGATATGCCCTGCGCTTATGAAGTCTTTTGCTTCCTCTTCGCTTCTAAAGCCGCTTATAAATACCCTGTAAATTTTACCGCCGTCAAGATCATAGGACTTTATAACAGTATCATAGGCACCGTTGCCGTATTGTCCAGCGTGCTGCCGTTTATGAGCGTTTGCGCCACTTAAATTTTTAAATGCGCCGATTTGCACCATAAAAATACCGCCGACAAAAGACTGTTGTTGCGGTTGCGCTTTAGTTTGAGTGCTCGTTTTTTGCGAGCCGCTATGTTGTTTTGAGCTAGGCTGAGAGGATGCTACAACAGCTCCGCCGACATTGCCGTTAAAGCCAACGACCTCTAGTAAAACGGGGGCTGTGCCGGCGTTAAATA
This genomic window contains:
- a CDS encoding KdsC family phosphatase; its protein translation is MIEIIFLDVDGCLTDGKIVYSPNGDELKFFDVKDGYAIESWLKLGKKVAIITGRSSPIVEKRAQDLKITHVYQGISDKFETAKQILKFEGLEFENAAAIGDDYNDYKLLKSVGWSFKPKNAIKELEVRTRLNYKGGNGAVREMIEILIRSEGLMQEWAKRWL
- the hisB gene encoding imidazoleglycerol-phosphate dehydratase HisB, which translates into the protein MQRKTKETDISLELEIYGSGKSEISTGIGFFDHMLEAFCKHALFDMKLVCKGDLHVDFHHSVEDVGIVIGQALREKIYPLSGVERFGEATVVMDEAAVNCALDLSNRPFLVYESISDGKVGEFDIELANEFFQALAFNAAITLHIAKIRGRNSHHILEASFKACAVALRRALAKNARVGVPSTKGVL
- the lptA gene encoding lipopolysaccharide transport periplasmic protein LptA is translated as MINFGFKKVALVLALSALPLLAEQVEITADEFYADEGKQISEFKGNVNIKKGKDTLTANLVVIYFDKKRNPLKYVASGNAKFRVFIKNKTYDGSGSELVYEPAPNLYTINGNGFLHEIETDKKVYGEKITVNQNSGTYNVNSGKKEPVKFIFQVEDKK
- the lptC gene encoding LPS export ABC transporter periplasmic protein LptC, which produces MVIRIFYLVVSVFSVAMVYLAIEEPYYSELLKGGEVTTNMQMNAVTDYEMNATVVNARYEADTWNRYSEFDEFIKFRAEIFKDNKEHNVSSDKAFYNGGRIILKGNARYANNENLTFLSDEVIYSTATKVATTQTPFTLTKNEDKIVGKALVYDFELKKAYIKKAFALIEQDRKR